One window of Cydia pomonella isolate Wapato2018A chromosome 5, ilCydPomo1, whole genome shotgun sequence genomic DNA carries:
- the LOC133517663 gene encoding fibronectin type-III domain-containing protein 3a, with protein MVGVGVAEGGGGPGPAEPYYGEYGYPEPYYVPEMCPHPQHPQHAHMCTVHADYGGMPVVTSATMMPPMLPPVLDENMRHYLVHQHQHPHQHPHHQPHHQPHHQPHHQPPPHYGPANGAGGPQHFYGPGYPTHFHHVPPHHMQHSPPPPVYQKDERTQRMHSKLKQKLERKQTNRNNGIVPEALSGGSTPSLSPRKELNGRSGGGGSGGSGGASSGAWSEGEGSSAGASVQGDDDNDTQALLDLLSATRTPQVSDMTPTSALVQWNSPLPEGVTLPNVELTYDLLLGDRGRYKAIYSGPSLSCRVRDLRPGCEYSVCLQIRAGQATGGASDAVTFRAPAAPPERPPAPRATQRARTSLLLRWQQAQDNGAQLKHYILEMDDGQGWREVSRPRTRQHTAGNLRPQTRYAFRVAAVNECGRGDYSDECVAWTAGAPPPAPAPPALATAAAQALALAWEPRKGDEIFTLQVDDPAQGYGFRPAYHGENNEHTCTELRRATEYRFRLCAQTDDGQGPWSPEVAYRTLAERPAAPSRPQPRGKVLPRTFRLRWEPPTDDGGAPVTSYTLELDGGDGYRRAYSGPEREAHCDRLQPGTPYRARVCCTNEAGESEWSAAETVTTEATAPAAPAALEAATPARATALAVRWRAPDCTGGAPLIEYRAELAAPEGVRRAYCGAKPECDVRDLAPGCAYRLTVTAVNRVGAGPPSAPLDFTTAAAPPDAPDMPTAEILSARSARLEWTAPRDNGAPVLDYRLEMSAASADEAAYAEVYRGPDTSCVVDSLVPFSPYLFRVCATNAAGRGAWSAPRDALTPRAAPGPPGTPRHEAGADSLRLHWRPPADHGAPVLRYRVQVDDDAFETDGPAAERLVEGLTPDTVYRVRVAALNELGLGEWSEEARAGTRPPPPQPPALRLAQAAHNYLRLEWAPSGGEGAHYCVEMRAADAREFRPVYRGSARSCKVKKLKEASEYWFRIRCSDERGGRGGWGSAMSARTPAAPPPAPRAPALSLPAPRQALAVWDALDDAVPTTYVLQCARGKDAIFKQVYSGCEPQFQLEALEYGGEYSVRVCCVRGGLASAWSPAARLAVPAPPPPPRPRRARATRAFSSRQVAWLMAGAFLLLGVLVAVLVQQLVEPRP; from the exons ATGGTGGGCGTGGGCGTCGCGGAGGGCGGCGGCGGGCCCGGTCCCGCGGAGCCCTACTACGGCGAGTACGGCTATCCGGAGCCGTACTACGTGCCCGAGATGTGCCCGCACCCGCAGCATCCGCAGCATGCGCATATGTGCACCGTGCACGCCGACTACG GTGGGATGCCGGTGGTGACGTCGGCGACGATGATGCCGCCCATGCTACCGCCGGTGCTGGACGAGAACATGCGCCACTACCTGGTCCACCAGCACCAGcacccacaccagcacccgcaCCACCAGCCTCACCACCAGCCGCACCACCAGCCACACCATCAGCCGCCGCCGCATTAC GGTCCAGCAAATGGTGCAGGTGGTCCCCAGCATTTCTACGGGCCTGGCTACCCCACTCACTTCCACCATGTCCCACCGCACCACATGCAGCACTCCCCACCTCCGCCTGTCTACCAGAAAGATGAACGAACACAGAGAATGCACTCCAAGCTCAAACAAAAACTGGAGCGCAAACAGACCAATAGAAATAATGGAATAG TTCCAGAAGCTCTCTCCGGCGGCAGCACGCCGTCGCTGTCCCCGCGCAAGGAGCTGAACGGGCGCTCCGGCGGCGGGGGGAGTGGGGGCAGCGGCGGCGCGTCCTCGGGCGCCTGGTCCGAGGGCGAGGGCTCGTCGGCCGGCGCCTCCGTGCAGGGCGACGACGACAACGACACGCAGGCGCTGCTCGACCTGCTGTCGGCCACGCGTACGCCGCAG GTTAGCGACATGACCCCAACGAGCGCGCTAGTGCAATGGAACTCGCCGCTCCCGGAGGGCGTGACGCTGCCCAACGTGGAGCTCACCTACGACCTGCTGCTGGGCGACCGCGGCCGCTACAAGGCCATCTACAGCGGGCCCTCCCTCTCGTGCCG CGTGCGCGATCTGCGGCCGGGTTGCGAGTACTCAGTGTGCCTGCAAATCCGCGCGGGGCAGGCCACGGGCGGCGCCAGCGACGCCGTAACGTTccgcgcgcccgccgcgccgcccgagcgcccgcccgcgccgcgcgccaccCAGCGCGCCAGGACGTCGCTGCTGCTGCGGTGGCAGCAGGCGCAG GACAACGGCGCACAGCTGAAGCATTACATCCTGGAGATGGACGACGGGCAGGGCTGGCGCGAGGTGTCGCGGCCACGCACGCGGCAGCACACGGCCGGCAACCTGCGGCCGCAGACGCGCTACGCCTTCCGCGTCGCCGCCGTCAACGAGTGTGGCCGCGGCGACTACAGCGACGAGTGCGTTGCCTGGAccgccggcgcgccgccgcccgcgcccgcgccgcctgCGCTCGCCACCGCCGCCGCGCAGGCGCTCGCGCTCGCCTGGGAGCCCCGCAAGGGCGACGAGATCTTCACCCTCCAGGTCGACGACCCCGCGCAGGGCTACGGCTTCCGACCCGCCTACCACGGCGAGAACAACGAGCACACGTGCACCGAACTACGTCGCGCGACCGAGTACCGCTTCCGGCTGTGCGCACAGACCGACGACGGCCAGGGGCCCTGGTCGCCCGAGGTCGCGTACCGCACGCTCGCCGAGCGGCCCGCGGCGCCGAGCAGGCCGCAGCCGCGTGGGAAAGTCCTGCCGCGCACTTTCCGTCTGCGCTGGGAGCCCCCGACCGACGACGGCGGCGCGCCCGTCACCTCCTACACGCTCGAGCTGGACGGCGGCGACGGCTACCGGCGCGCCTACTCGGGCCCCGAGCGCGAGGCGCACTGCGACCGCCTGCAGCCCGGCACGCCGTACCGCGCGCGCGTATGCTGCACCAACGAGGCCGGCGAGAGCGAGTGGTCCGCCGCCGAGACTGTCACCACCGAGGCCacggcgcccgccgcgcccgccgcgctcgAGGCGGCCACGCCCGCGCGCGCCACGGCGCTGGCCGTGCGGTGGCGCGCGCCCGACTGCACCGGCGGCGCGCCGCTCATCGAGTACCGCGCCGAGCTCGCCGCGCCCGAGGGCGTGCGCCGAGCCTACTGCGGCGCCAAGCCGGAGTGCGACGTGCGCGACCTGGCGCCCGGCTGCGCCTACAGGCTCACCGTCACCGCCGTCAACCGCGTGGGTGCGGGCCCACCGTCCGCGCCTCTCGACTTCACCACCGCGGCGGCGCCGCCCGACGCGCCGGATATGCCGACGGCCGAAATCCTTTCGGCGCGTTCCGCCCGCCTCGAATGGACCGCGCCGCGCGACAACGGCGCCCCCGTGCTCGATTACCGATTAGAAATGAGCGCCGCGAGCGCCGACGAGGCGGCGTACGCGGAGGTGTACCGCGGCCCCGACACGAGCTGCGTGGTGGACTCGCTGGTGCCGTTCTCGCCGTACCTATTCCGCGTGTGCGCGACCAACGCGGCCGGGCGGGGCGCGTGGTCGGCGCCGCGGGACGCGCTGACGCCGCGCGCGGCGCCCGGGCCGCCCGGCACGCCGCGCCACGAGGCCGGCGCCGACAGCCTGCGGCTCCACTGGCGGCCGCCCGCCGACCACGGCGCGCCCGTGCTGCGGTACCGCGTGCAGGTGGACGACGACGCGTTCGAGACCGACGGGCCGGCGGCCGAGCGGCTGGTGGAAGGTCTCACCCCCGACACTGTCTACCGCGTGCGCGTCGCCGCGCTCAACGAACTCGGGCTGGGCGAGTGGAGCGAGGAGGCTCGCGCCGGCACGCGACCGCCGCCGCCTCAACCGCCCGCGCTGCGTTTGGCCCAAGCCGCACACAACTACCTGCGGCTCGAGTGGGCGCCGAGCGGCGGCGAGGGCGCGCACTACTGCGTGGAGATGCGCGCGGCGGACGCCCGAGAGTTCCGCCCGGTGTACCGCGGCTCGGCGCGCAGCTGCAAAGTGAAGAAGCTGAAAGAAGCGAGCGAGTACTGGTTCAGGATCCGCTGTTCGGAcgagcgcggcgggcgcggcggttGGGGCTCGGCGATGTCGGCGCGCAcgccggccgcgccgccgccggcgccgcgcgcgcccgcgctgtcgctgcccgcgccgcgccaGGCGCTGGCCGTGTGGGACGCGCTCGACGACGCCGTGCCTACCACCTACGTGCTGCAGTGTGCGAGGGGAAAAGATGCCATATTCAAACAG GTGTACTCGGGCTGCGAGCCGCAATTCCAGCTGGAGGCGCTGGAGTACGGCGGCGAGTACTCGGTGCGCGTGTGCTGCGTGCGCGGCGGGCTGGCCAGCGCGTGGTCGCCGGCGGCGCGCCTGGCCgtgcccgcgccgccgccgccgccgcgcccgcgccgcgcccgcgccacgCGCGCCTTCTCCTCCCGCCAG GTGGCGTGGCTGATGGCGGGCGCGTTCCTGCTGCTGGGCGTGCTGGTGGCGGTGCTGGTGCAGCAGCTGGTGGAGCCGCGGCCGTGa